The region ATTAAATCAAAGTGCTACTACTGCTAGTGTTACTAGTTCTGACAATGCTATTTTTATAGCTCAAATAGGTGATAGCAACAATTTAATTAGTAATACAACATCTACAGAAAGTAACATTACTGTCATACAAAATGGTGACGAAAACCTGACTGTACTTGATATTAATAGTACAACCTTAAAAGAAACTGTAATACAAAATGGTGATAATAACACATTTTTAGATTATAGTCCATTCAGATCAAATTTAAGAAATGCGACTATTAATCAAACAGGTAATAATCAAAATTTAACTATGTTTGGTTCTAACTCTTTGTCAGAAAAAATCAAAATTTCTATGCAAGGACAAGACCAATCCATTATCATAAGAAATTTTTAACAATAGTATTATGTTTTTGTGTTTAAACCAAAAAACAATAATATTTTTTGTTATCATTCTCTTTGCCTTTAGTGCTAAAGCACAACTATATAATACAGAAGTTGAAGCTAAACTTCAAGTCAATCAAGACAACGATTACATCAATATCAAAGGTATAGCCATTAATAAAACTCAAACTACCAAAAACTTGAGTTATAAATTGTCTGTTTTTAAAACAGATGAACAACAAAACAAATCTAAAAACGAACAAAGCGGTCAGTTTACTTTAGATTCCAATCAACAAAATGACCTATCAACTACATCTATTAACTTTGATCAAAAAACTAAAGTAATTATTCTTCTTTTAGTTTTTGATACTAATAAAAATATTATTGGCAAAGACCGAGTTGTGTTTAATGACGATGGTCAAAATAGTATTAATAAAGTTGAGGTACTCAAAGATATTGCAGCAAAAGTAGAAGACACATCCATAAAAATTAATGCTCAATTAATCAATAACGAGGTTGAAGCCAAAATACAAACTAATCAACAAAACGATTTTACCACTATTAAAGGTACAGCCTTTAATAAAACTGAGATTACTAAAAGCCTTATTTATAAACTAGTAGTTTTTAACAAAGATGAAAGCTTAAACAATATAGAAGAATTAAAGAATGAGCGTTTTATTTTATCTGCAAATCAAAAAATAGACTTATCCTCAATTTCATTTAAGTTAGATGAAAACGAAAAGAAAATAGCAGTATTATTAATTTATGACTTAGATAATAATATTATTGGACAAGACAGAGTTGTTTTTAACGAGAGTTTAAATGAAGAAGAAGAGAAAAAAAAGCGCATATTAGAAAAATTAAAACAGGAGCAAGAACAATCTCAAGATATTAATACAGAAGTAAGGGATGGTCTAGAACTAAAAGGAATTGTAGTTGAGGATACTAAAACCAAACCAGGAAGAGATTTTTACAAACTGTTTTATTCTTTATATACTCAAAATAACATAAACGGTAATCAAGTAGTAACCATAAAAGAAATTTTAGCTATTGGTAGAAACACGAAAATAGAAGTTATAGTTGGAGATGATAAGATTTTTTCGTTTTTTGTAAGACCTAGTACAGAGTATTTAACTAAAATGAATGATTATGCCATAATCAATGTGTATAAGCATTTCAAAAATCTTGAAAAAGAATCAAAAACAGTAAAACGCTATTAATTATTTAGTCATGAAAAAATTATTAACTTTTTTAATATTCTTAGCTGGATATTTTTGTGTAGGTCAACAACTCACTTATAAGCCTATAAATCCTGCTTTTGGAGGAGAGACCTTTAATTACCAATGGTTATTAAGTTCTGCAAATGCTCAAAACTCGTTTACAGATCCTAATGCCGATTTAGATAATGACGAAAGTTCTTTAGAAGCTTTCGCTGAAAATTTAAATAGACAAATTTTAAGTCAATTATCAAGGTCATTATTTCAAACACAATTGGGTGACGGATTACAAGAAGGAAACTTCAGTTTTGGTAGCTTAGCTCTAGAAATTTACGACTCTGCAGAAGGGCTTGTCATTAACATTCTAGATACTGACACAGGAGAACAAACACAAATTATAGTCCCTAACTAATCACTTAACTTCACATCATGATAAATTTTAGACCTGCTTTTGCAGTCATATTATTTTTAATCTTAACCAGTTGTGGCGCTTTTTTTAATCAACCTTATAAGCAAGAAAGAGCTAGAATTGGAGAATCGACTCCAGTTACCAGTAAGTTAACCCAGTTTCCACTACCACAAGAACCAGTTGTAGCAGGTGTTTATAACTTTAAAGACCAAACAGGTCAATATAAAGCTGTAGAAAATGGAAGTACCTTTAGTACAGCTGTATCTCAAGGTGGTACAACCATGTTAATTAAAGCGTTAGAAGATTCTAAATGGTTTACAGTAATAGAAAGAGAAAATTTAGGAAACCTTTTAAACGAAAGAAACATTATTCGATCTACCAGAGATGAGTATAGAAAAAACCAAAATCCAAACGAACCTAATTTACCACCACTACTATATGCTGGCGTATTACTTGAAGGTGGAATAATTTCTTACGACACAAACATCATCACTGGAGGTGCAGGAGCTAGATATTTAGGTATAGGTAGTTCTACACAATATAGACAAGATAGAATAACCGTATATTTAAGAGCAGTCTCTACATCAAGCGGAAAAATTTTGAAAACCGTTTATATTTCTAAAACAATTTTATCTCAAGCAGTATCCGCAAACTTATTCAAATATGTTAAGTACCAACGTTTATTAGAAACCGAAGTAGGTTTTACTAAAAACGAACCTGTACAACTAGCAATGAAAGAAGCAATTGAAAAAGCTGTAGAATCTTTAATTATAGAAGGAATAAAAGATAAATTATGGTTACCTAGATTAAGCGAAGAATCTACTGCACAACTTATTCAAGATTATGATGCAGAAAAAGATGAAGCCATCTCAACAGAATTGTACGAGAGATTTTTAACAGAACGTCGAGGTGATTACGCCATTACTGGTGCTTTAGGAGGTACATTAATTAACGGAGATTTACCAGACCCTCAACCAGAATTTAATAGTAAAATAGGTCTCAAACGTTCTCTTAATCCTTATCTAAGTTTAGGATTTACTTACAACAAATACAACTTAGAAAATAAAGAGATTTTAAACGAAGGCTTTATGTCTTTTGATTTAAATATAGAATACAGGGTGTTACCGTTCGACAATTTTACACCTTATCTTTTTGCAGGTGTTGGTACTAATGCTTCAAACTATTTTAAAGCAATCGACCCAAAATTGCAAGCGGGAATTGGTTTGGAATATTTAATACAAGACAATCTAGGCGTGTATCTTTATGGAGAGCATAATCTTGTGTTTTCAGATGAAATTGATGGTGTAGTAGCTGGTAGTATTGATGATATGTTTTATCGATTTGGTTTAGGAGTCAACTACTATTTGTCTAAACCACAAACTAAATTCAACCAAAGAAAAGAATTAGAAAAGCTTCAAAAAGCAGAATTAAAGGCACAAAAGAAAGAAAATCGTAGGTTAATGCAAGAGAAAAATAGAGCAGAACGCCAAAACAGAAAAAATAATTAATCTGTTAAATTTTAATTTAACATTTAAATAATTGAAACAGATGAAAATACTATCAAAATATATAAGCTTAATCGTCATAATAACTATGTTAGTTAGTTGTAGTGAAGATAAGATTACACTAAGTGGAACAGGAACTATTACCGGAAAAGTGGTATCACAAGGTGATAATATACCATTAGAAAACACCAGAGTATCAACTAACCCAAACTCTAGTATTGTTTTTACAGATGCATCAGGAAATTTTGTAATTAACGACATAGCAGTAGGAACCTACTCTGTGCAAGCACAAAAAGAAGGTTATTTAAGTAAGTTTGAGCCTGCAACAGTTACTGACGATAACACGGTAAATGTAATTTTTGAATTGGATATAGAAACAGCAAATAACGATGCACCTAATGCACCTGTCTTAGTCAGTCCTTCTAATAATGCAGTAAATCAAGCTATAACGTTAGATTTAGTTTGGACAGGATCTGACCCTGAAGATGACGATTTGACTTATGAAGTACAAATTTTAAACGATCAAAACTCTGACGTATTAACATTTACAGATTTAACAGATACTACACTAACTATTTCAGATTTAGATTATAATACCAAATATTTTTGGCAAGTTTCAGCTTCAGATAATATAAATGATCCAATTTTAAGCGAAACCTATAATTTCAAAACCTTAGAATTCCCAGATAACAGACACTTTTTTACTAGAAAAATAAATGGAAATAATGTGATTTTTTCTGTTGATGATGCAGGTAACGAATATCAACTCACTTCTGCAAGCAATAATAGCTGGAGGCCTAGAAAAGCGAGCAATTTAGATAAAATTGCATTTTTAAGATCTAATGGTGGACAAGTACATATTTACACCATGGATTTAAATGGATCTAACGTTATGCAGGTAACTAATACAGTATCTGTAAATGGATTTAATTTAGAAGAACTAGATTTTGAATGGAAAAGTAACAATACCAAACTGGTGTACCCTAATTTTGATTCGTTATACGAAATCAATAGCAATGGGTCTGGCTTAAATTTAATCCATCAAACATTAAATGGTAATTTTATTACAGAAGTAGATTGGTGTCAATTAACACAACGTTTAGCTGTAAAAACAAATAATGCTGTAGGTTATAATGTAGAAATATATACTATGACTAACTCAGGCGGTATTGTAGATTATATCTTGCAAAGTGTAACTGGTGCGGCAGGTGGATTAGACTATACTTTTGATGGTACTAAGTTATTATACACTTACGATGTATCTGGTAATCAAAATGTAGATTATAGACAGTTAGACTCTCATATGTTTATATACGATATAAATACTATGACTACAATAGATATTTCTACTTCTAAACCAGCAGGAACTAATGATTTAGATCCTAAATTTTCACCTAACGAAGCAGAGGTCATTTTTGTAAATACTTCTAATGACGGTATCTCACAACAAGATTTAGTTAAAGTAGAACTTGCTTCTTTAAGTACTAGAACATTATTTTTAGAAAACGGAAAAATGCCAGATTGGAAGTAATTCATACTTTCACATCAATTTAATTATAAAAGCACACATATTATTTGTGTGCTTTTTATTTATAAATATCTTTGTAGCTTAACACTGCACAATGAGTTCCGAAATTTCAAAACGTTATAGCCAAAGAGGGGTTTCTGCCTCTAAAGAAGATGTACACAACGCTATAAAACATATAGATAAAGGTCTATTTCCAAAAGCGTTTTGTAAAATAGTACCAGATTACCTCACTAATAATGATGATTATTGTCTGATTATGCATGCAGATGGTGCTGGAACAAAATCGTCTTTAGCTTATATGTATTGGAAAGAAACTGGTGATGTTTCGGTCTGGAAAGGAATTGCTCAAGATGCTTTAATCATGAATATTGACGATTTACTATGTGTTGGTGCAACAGATAATATTATGTTATCATCTACTATAGGAAGAAATAAAAACTTAATTCCAGGTGAAGTTATCTCTGCAATTATTAACGGAACAGAAGAGCTAATTGAAGATTTAAAATCTTTTGGTGTCACGATTCATTCAACTGGTGGCGAAACTGCAGATGTCGGAGATTTAGTTAGAACCATAATTGTGGATTCTACGGTAACTGCAAGAATAAAACGAAGAGAAGTTATAGATAACGCAAATATTAAGGCAGGAGACGTCATTGTTGGTTTAGAAAGTTTTGGACAAGCCACTTATGAGAAAGCGTATAATGGCGGAATGGGAAGTAACGGATTAACCTCTGCACGACATGATGTGTTTAGTAAGTATCTAGCTAAAAAATATCCAGAAAGTTTTGATGCGTCTGTACCTGAAGATTTGGTGTATTCTGGTCAAGTAAAACTAACAGATATTGTAAAGGATTCACCTATAGATGCTGGAAAGTTAGTACTATCACCAACGCGTACTTATGCGCCAATTATAAAAGCTATATTAGCTAAATATAATAAACAAGACATCCATGGAATGGTACATTGTAGTGGTGGTGCGCAAACAAAAATTCTTCATTTTATAGATAATTTGCATATTGTTAAAGACAACATGTTTTCCATACCACCTTTGTTTAAATTAATACAGGAACAGTCTAAAACAGACTGGAAGGAAATGTATCAAGTCTTTAATTGTGGGCATAGAATGGAATTATATGTCTCTCCAGAAATTGCGGAAGATTTAATTACAATATCTAAATCTTTTAATGTCAATGCCCAAATTATTGGTCGTGTTGAGGCTTCAAAAGAAAAAAAACTAACTATTAAAAGTGAGTTTGGAACCTTTGAATATTAATCTAAACTACCAATGCTTAAATAGTTGTAGTCTTCCAGTTCATTGATATTATCAATTAATTGTGTACAACCGTTTTTAAGCAAATATATAGTGTCAGAAATAGCAATAACTTCTTTGTACCTGTGGTCAGACAATAATATAGCTTTGGCTTGCTTTTCTTCAAGTATTAATTGCTGTATTTGTTCAATATAAAGAGGTGAAACTCCAGTAAACGGTTCATCTAGTATAACAATATTAGCTTGCTTTTTTAATATTAAATATATTTCAATAACGCGTCTTTCTCCATCAGATAGCGTATTAAATTTATGATATTCAAATTTTGAAAAACTTTCGAATTGGATTATAAAATCATCCCATTTGACCT is a window of Olleya sp. YS DNA encoding:
- a CDS encoding CsgE family curli-type amyloid fiber assembly protein, with the translated sequence MFLCLNQKTIIFFVIILFAFSAKAQLYNTEVEAKLQVNQDNDYINIKGIAINKTQTTKNLSYKLSVFKTDEQQNKSKNEQSGQFTLDSNQQNDLSTTSINFDQKTKVIILLLVFDTNKNIIGKDRVVFNDDGQNSINKVEVLKDIAAKVEDTSIKINAQLINNEVEAKIQTNQQNDFTTIKGTAFNKTEITKSLIYKLVVFNKDESLNNIEELKNERFILSANQKIDLSSISFKLDENEKKIAVLLIYDLDNNIIGQDRVVFNESLNEEEEKKKRILEKLKQEQEQSQDINTEVRDGLELKGIVVEDTKTKPGRDFYKLFYSLYTQNNINGNQVVTIKEILAIGRNTKIEVIVGDDKIFSFFVRPSTEYLTKMNDYAIINVYKHFKNLEKESKTVKRY
- a CDS encoding curli assembly protein CsgF, whose amino-acid sequence is MKKLLTFLIFLAGYFCVGQQLTYKPINPAFGGETFNYQWLLSSANAQNSFTDPNADLDNDESSLEAFAENLNRQILSQLSRSLFQTQLGDGLQEGNFSFGSLALEIYDSAEGLVINILDTDTGEQTQIIVPN
- a CDS encoding CsgG/HfaB family protein, which gives rise to MINFRPAFAVILFLILTSCGAFFNQPYKQERARIGESTPVTSKLTQFPLPQEPVVAGVYNFKDQTGQYKAVENGSTFSTAVSQGGTTMLIKALEDSKWFTVIERENLGNLLNERNIIRSTRDEYRKNQNPNEPNLPPLLYAGVLLEGGIISYDTNIITGGAGARYLGIGSSTQYRQDRITVYLRAVSTSSGKILKTVYISKTILSQAVSANLFKYVKYQRLLETEVGFTKNEPVQLAMKEAIEKAVESLIIEGIKDKLWLPRLSEESTAQLIQDYDAEKDEAISTELYERFLTERRGDYAITGALGGTLINGDLPDPQPEFNSKIGLKRSLNPYLSLGFTYNKYNLENKEILNEGFMSFDLNIEYRVLPFDNFTPYLFAGVGTNASNYFKAIDPKLQAGIGLEYLIQDNLGVYLYGEHNLVFSDEIDGVVAGSIDDMFYRFGLGVNYYLSKPQTKFNQRKELEKLQKAELKAQKKENRRLMQEKNRAERQNRKNN
- a CDS encoding carboxypeptidase-like regulatory domain-containing protein, encoding MKILSKYISLIVIITMLVSCSEDKITLSGTGTITGKVVSQGDNIPLENTRVSTNPNSSIVFTDASGNFVINDIAVGTYSVQAQKEGYLSKFEPATVTDDNTVNVIFELDIETANNDAPNAPVLVSPSNNAVNQAITLDLVWTGSDPEDDDLTYEVQILNDQNSDVLTFTDLTDTTLTISDLDYNTKYFWQVSASDNINDPILSETYNFKTLEFPDNRHFFTRKINGNNVIFSVDDAGNEYQLTSASNNSWRPRKASNLDKIAFLRSNGGQVHIYTMDLNGSNVMQVTNTVSVNGFNLEELDFEWKSNNTKLVYPNFDSLYEINSNGSGLNLIHQTLNGNFITEVDWCQLTQRLAVKTNNAVGYNVEIYTMTNSGGIVDYILQSVTGAAGGLDYTFDGTKLLYTYDVSGNQNVDYRQLDSHMFIYDINTMTTIDISTSKPAGTNDLDPKFSPNEAEVIFVNTSNDGISQQDLVKVELASLSTRTLFLENGKMPDWK
- a CDS encoding AIR synthase related protein; protein product: MSSEISKRYSQRGVSASKEDVHNAIKHIDKGLFPKAFCKIVPDYLTNNDDYCLIMHADGAGTKSSLAYMYWKETGDVSVWKGIAQDALIMNIDDLLCVGATDNIMLSSTIGRNKNLIPGEVISAIINGTEELIEDLKSFGVTIHSTGGETADVGDLVRTIIVDSTVTARIKRREVIDNANIKAGDVIVGLESFGQATYEKAYNGGMGSNGLTSARHDVFSKYLAKKYPESFDASVPEDLVYSGQVKLTDIVKDSPIDAGKLVLSPTRTYAPIIKAILAKYNKQDIHGMVHCSGGAQTKILHFIDNLHIVKDNMFSIPPLFKLIQEQSKTDWKEMYQVFNCGHRMELYVSPEIAEDLITISKSFNVNAQIIGRVEASKEKKLTIKSEFGTFEY
- a CDS encoding ABC transporter ATP-binding protein, coding for MIFEIDNVELYFKDKRILNGIYLKAETGKITSIFGSNGSGKSCLLNIAFGTLKAKYKQIRLDGQVLKTELFKTKQAAFLPQYHFVPNQAKVISLFNLFEVKWDDFIIQFESFSKFEYHKFNTLSDGERRVIEIYLILKKQANIVILDEPFTGVSPLYIEQIQQLILEEKQAKAILLSDHRYKEVIAISDTIYLLKNGCTQLIDNINELEDYNYLSIGSLD